DNA from Amorphoplanes friuliensis DSM 7358:
AAGCAGGTGAGGGAAGGTCAAGCAGGCGGGCTAAGGCCAAGCCGCAGGTGAGGGAACGCCAAGCAGGTGAGGAAGGACCAAGCAGCGGGGGAAGGCCAAGCCGCAGGTGAGGCCGGAAGCATCGGCCGGCCCATCAACCGATGTCATCGCGCGGAGCAGATTCCGGCGCTGAGGCGGGCGGCGATGCAGACCGCCGCGCTGAGGCGCGCAGCGATGCACGCTGCCGCCGCGCTGAGGTGAGCAGCGATGCAGACCGCCGCCGCGCTGAGCAGCACTTCCCACCTCATCCGCGGGCGACAGCTCCGGCGTGGGTCGGGCCACCGGAGTCGCCGCGTGGCGGGGGTCAGGCGCAGTCGCCGGTTTTGACGCCTCGGGTGCGTTCGATGCCCAGGCGGGCGGTGCCGGAGGCTTCGGCCGCTGTCAGGGCGAAGCCCGTTGTCTGGTCGTCGGCCGCCGCGGCGAAGATCACGCCGAGGACGTCGCCGTTGGGGGCTACGAGGGGGCCGCCGGAGTTGCCGCTGCGGACTTTGGCGAAGATTGTGTAGATCTCGCGGGTGACGTCGCCGGAGTCGTAGATGTCGGGGCCGGTGATCTTGCTGACTTCGCGGACGCGGGCTGACTGGGCGTCGTAGGGGCCGTCCAGGGGGTAGCCGAGGACGATGGCGTTGGCGCCGGTGGCGGCCGGGCGCTCCACGAAGGGCATGACCGGGGCGCGGAGGCCGGGGACGTAGATGACGGCCAGGTCGCGGTCCGGGTCGTAGACGACCACCTTGCCGTCGAGGCGGCCGTCGTTGGTTTCGACCTGGACGTTGCGGGTGCCGGCGACCACGTGCGCGTTGGTCATGATGCGCTCGTCGGAGTAGACGAAGCCGGAACCTTCGATGCGCCGGGAGCAGCTCGGGGCCGTGCCGAGGACCTTGATGACCGAACGCCGCGAGTTGACGACCACCGGGGACTTCGCCAGTTTCGGGTCCGGTGCTGCGACCTCGCGGGCGTTGGTGCGGGCCAAGCCGCCGAAGACGTCCGGGAAGCCGTTGGTGTTGAGCGATTCGCGGAGACCGGCCGAGAGTGCCTGGGCCTGCTCCGGCATCAGGGAGTTGATGCCGTTCAGGACGGCGCTGCTGCGGACCTGCTTGTTGATGCCCGGGAACGGTGTCGACCCCAGCGGGACAGCGATCAACCAGGCGACGAGCAGCACCGCGACCAGCGAGACCACCGCGCCGCCCGCGTCGTCCAGGCGTTGCAGGGGCTGGCTGGAGATCGAGCGGCGGAGTTTGGTGCCGAGCCAGCCCGCGAGGGTCTGGCCGAGGACGGCGAGCGCGA
Protein-coding regions in this window:
- a CDS encoding MarP family serine protease, which encodes MLVVDGILILLMLVFAISGYRQGFVIGALSFGGFFSGVLIGLQVGPLIANQFADGTIRLVVSLVAIFALAVLGQTLAGWLGTKLRRSISSQPLQRLDDAGGAVVSLVAVLLVAWLIAVPLGSTPFPGINKQVRSSAVLNGINSLMPEQAQALSAGLRESLNTNGFPDVFGGLARTNAREVAAPDPKLAKSPVVVNSRRSVIKVLGTAPSCSRRIEGSGFVYSDERIMTNAHVVAGTRNVQVETNDGRLDGKVVVYDPDRDLAVIYVPGLRAPVMPFVERPAATGANAIVLGYPLDGPYDAQSARVREVSKITGPDIYDSGDVTREIYTIFAKVRSGNSGGPLVAPNGDVLGVIFAAAADDQTTGFALTAAEASGTARLGIERTRGVKTGDCA